The genomic interval gttaaCATTCATGGACAATCCTGCACCTTACTGtacagttttagtttaaattatcCATCACACATTGCACAGTCTATACTAGTCTGCGCCTTTATATGAGCCACATAATGAATCATACATGTGTTACTGCACATATACATTTTGGTTTACGTGTTTTACAACTTTTGCACAAGTGTTGTTTCTGATATTACATGACTCACACGAAATTCATCCGGAGGAGTGTTCTTGTGACAGGAACCGCATTTCAACATTTACTTCTGTTTAAAGCATGTTAAGGGAGAGATAATTCAGAGGATAGAATGAACAGAATGACTAAGTAtcacaaaaatcacacaaaccTGAGAAACAGTGTGAAACTCACctttaaacactgtttccccCCCGAGTGAGAGACGATCTTCAGGGCGGGCGGAGTCCTTCCTCCTCCGGGCGGGGTTTCCATATGACGTGCGGAGGCTCCGCCCTGCTGCTTCCTCTTTTACTGTGGCAGTGAGCGAGAGACACCATGAAGGCGTCCGGCACAGTACGTAAAACctcttattttttaattttgggtCCCAACACACGACCAGAATGATCAGATACCACACCATAACGCattgtttgtgacatttgtgtggtacatgttttataaagtcacattttaggCGATAATTTAAGTGTTTTTCTTGCCGATGCTTGTGTGGCTACAACATGGCGTCCGCGGTACCATGTGGACGGCGGTGGCTTGTAATGGGACCATTTGTGTTACAGCTAATGTTCCTTCGTAAAAGTAGAACTcgctgtatttaaaaaaaaatccaccgaCATCCAAAGGGGAGCTGGTGTTAAACTGCCATTGAAATGCACCGCGTGGTTGTTAAATCTGGACGTGTAGCTAAAGTTAGCTGTCTGTAGCTTAAGCCGCTAAACTCTGTTTCACCGAGCAACTGACTGTTAAATTAGCTGGTGTTACCTGAAAATACATAGAcaagtgtgtgtggctgcagtcGTGAAATGCAAATTTATTTCCAGTGTATGTTTGGTGCATCCGAAAAATATTCTAGGGgaagtatttttttcaaaactgaaaaaaagtaaACTCTTTTTacacaagaacattttcttaacacaaaatataaaaggCAAATTTTTCAAAAGCCAAAATAGTAGGAAAATAATACTAAAGAGTGTATTCTTTCAAAAAAAGTCTCCCCACCCAGGATGAAGCTAGATGTTAATAATCTTAATCAACATTTTCTCGGGTATGATTGCACCCTAACCCAAAGGTCATATCATTTCAATGGTATGATTTTGTCTGGTGTGCAAACAGAAAACTGATCCTTGTCGCCTTTCTCTGACGCTGCTGTGCCTTTGAAAGTGAATTCAAGaatcaacaaataaaactaaagccTGATTATGTACTGTTTGTTGTGATGCACATGTGCATTAATACATGCTGattgttctgtgtgtagctTAGGGAGTACAAAGTCATTGGGCGTCTGCTGCCCTCTGTCAAGAACCCTGCCCCCCCTCTGTACCGGATGAGGATCTTCGCCCCCAACCATGTCGTGGCAAAGTCCCGTTTCTGGTACTTCGTCTCCCAgctgaggaagatgaagaaggcCTCAGGAGAGACTGTCTACTGTGGCCTGGTACGTCTTTGATCGTCCTTAAAGTGCTGGTCCCACAGAGGTTCCTGTTATTTAAGAGATAATAGTAATTGTTCTTAATGACAGAAGGTTTCTAGTGGATTGTCTTGTTATAAAACAGGTGCTTTAGTAAAGATTTGCTTTTCAGGTACAAATGAATTTTAGCAGTTTGCTTGTCACAAAATATTAACTTGGTGTCCACTATGTTACTGTCAGTATCAATATTTGTAGTGAAAATGTGATAACAGAGCTCAAGGCCACATAATCAAATGTCATCTGTTTagcaaaaactcaaaaacctgGCGATTCGGcttaaaattatgaatttttgaatttcataaaatgttttctcacGTCAGTGAAAATGGTAAAGacaatgctgtttttttgttttgtttttttacttggtTCAGGTTCATGAGGAGAGCCCTCTGAAGGTGAAGAACTTTGGTATCTGGCTGCGCTACGACTCTCGCAGCGGCACCCACAATATGTACAGAGAGTACAGAGACCTGACCACATCTGGAGCTGTCACTCAGTGCTGTGAGTATCCACACACCTCATCATACGTGTGGCTGCTGCTATGTGAACGGCTCATTTTACCAGGTGGACACATGTCTGCATTCATGTAACATTCTGTGCCAATTTATATGCTGCAACACGGACATGAAATGATGTTAAATGGAGTGAAGGGGTCAATGTGGCAGCTGACAGTGGGCCAGGACTTGAGAAAAGTAGTGGCACAGGATGAAGCAGACAATAGTCTGGAGATGACCACTCTGaggtttcgtttttttttttgtcttgactCTCCAAAGATGTTTCATCATTTCACATGTAAAGTTCTCTTCTCATGTTTGGATTCAGGGTTGTATCAGCTAACAGTATGTTCACAGGTGATGTGTCCTGACGTGTAGGTGTTTGGTTTTTGACCTGCGGCAGTGACGCTGCACACagttctgtctgcagcctcaattataattgttttcattaactTCTAATGCAGTAAAATAAGCTCAGGACTGATTTCAGTTTCTTTCCACTTAGTAATTAGGCGATAACTTTAATGCTTtaggaacaaaaataaaacagaccaAATCTGTCTCATCCTGCCAGTGTGTGAGGAGCAGTTTTTCTGTTCGAGGAAAGTACGAGGTTTGAATTCATGCAGAggcatctgtttttttgttggtttccTTCAGGTTTAAGCAGATCTCACAGCTCTGGTCTGCTCTGTTGTTACAACGATTTGTCAAATTATGTCCCCGGCTTTGTCCCCTTTCAGTCTCATGTATGAGACCATGAATCTGGTTGACCAAGGCAAACAAAGAACTGATTCTGGTTTAAAGGAGCATTCTGCACTGAGACAGAAGCTTCATGCTGTGACAGATCAGAGTTCTGTGTTTTCGTGTAAAATAGGTTAAATGTGATAGGAAACCAGAGTTGCTGAGTTTAGAGGCTCAAACTTGTAGGAAAGTCATTGACCTGAGGATTCTGTCTCTCTAAAATATGAGCACCTTCTTAAAAGGGGCCTTGAATGGAAGCAGCAGTGATCATTTCAGCTTGTGAATTTTGATTtaaactgaatattaaaaatatccaACATCTCtttgcctctttttttcctAGTCTAATCAATCTGCTGGTGAGTAATGAATGATGTGATACATAATCACACTGTTAAAGAACAGGCCACATAACCACAGCATCTCAGGCTCATGTCCAGCTATGCTGCATGTCACACCCCCTCTGTCTCCCCATGTTGGTAGTAAAAAGGCAGAGATGCCCTAAAACCAACTTCCAAATCGTTACTTTGAATCAACTGAGAATCGAGGAACAGGAAGCGAGCTGGCGAGTGACTGTAGATATTGATTGGCTGTTTGTGTTGGTTTTAAAGTTGAATGAAAATGTCTCTTGTTTACGTCACAGATCGTGATATGGGAGCTCGCCATCGCGCTCGCGCCCACTCCATCCAGATCATGAAGGTTCAGGTCATCGCTGCTAACAAGTGTCGCAGACCTGCCATCAAGCAGTTCCACGTAAGCAGCTCtcccctctcacacacacacacggggttCTTTCTCTAGGCAGCCTCCACGTTCGTCAgctccattttttaaaatccacaaagaaaaagaaaacggAAGTTTCCCTTCCAGATTTCCAGCTTCCGCAGAAACTGGAAACAGATGAACGATAAGTGGTTGTTCAGTATCATGTGGACTGTCTGAATCTAAACTGTGTCCCATCTTTCCTGCAGGACTCCAAGATCAAGTTCCCTCTGCCTCACAGGGTCCTGCGTCGCCAGCACAAACCCCGCTTCACCACCAAGAGGCCAAACACCTTCTACTaaatcagttttcattttgtgcacGATTTATTAAAGCATATAATGGAACCACAACTGTGTGTAGATGATATCACATTGATTTCATTCAAAATGGCTAAAAACAATCAGTGCTACCCTTAAATATGTTACTGCAGTCTCTCGGCTGAGTACTTAACCCAGAGTCGAAATCAGTCCTAGAAATCACTGTGATTCTGAACCACATCAAGACGTTTTTAGAGAGTTTAACAGCAATATGCTCTGTAACCTAAGCAGAGGGGAGTTTTCATGCTTCTATGATGCATTACATTGGCAGCAGAGATGATTCTAAAGCATTTAGTCTGAAACTAGCTACAGCTTAAGTTACACTGTAGCCTCAGGTGCATCACTTAGAAAAAACAGTACTTTGTTTCCTTaaacttaaagtaaaatgttcaaCAGGCTCATTTGGAGCTGAAGCTGCTGCACAGATGAGCTTTTATTATGTCATCAGTTAAATCCGTCTGAAGATCCTTAAACCGAACACAAATCTCTGAACCAGCTGAgctttataaagttttttttttaactcctttGTGGGCATCAGGAACAGTGTTTATGTTTAGCTGTGTATCCTGAAAACTTGTCGTTGGTTTATAAAGTTCTCAGCAGCAGAAGTACGTGTAACTTTGCTCAGTGAAGGTGAAACTGAGAAACAGCAGCCAGATGCTTTATCATTGGCTGTGACCTAATCCACAGTGTGGAAAGTCCTGAATTTATGCCACACTGTGCAAAAGTGTCCAGCAGTAAAAGTTCATCCTAAAAATggaacatttacaatttaaccTGTTATGTGATTATCTTTTTAGTTTCTATTTGCAGTTCATCTGGATCTGCATGTGTTGCCTTATGTATTTTAAGTTGATGCAGAAATGTTGAAATATATACAGACAAAATGACCACGTGATAAATATGGGCACAAATGCACAGAGGTGTTAAGTATTAACCCAATTTAAAGACAATGTGCAGCTGCCCACTGGTATCAGATTAACTTCAGGCAGTGGTGCTGCGTCTGGTTCCGACCTTTGACCTATGGGGTCAGAGCATATTAGAAGGTGAAGTTGCTTTTGCACCATTTGTCCACATGATGGCAGCATTCTGTAAGACATGACGCTCCGCTGAACCTCTAAGTTCTGGTTTAGTCCTGAGCACTGACAGGTTGTCAGTTCTGTTAAACATGGATGGAGTGTGTCTCACTCATGGTTGTTTTGCATCAtctgttgtctgtctttttgaAGACATTTTGCACCTGTCTTCCTGTTAGGACTCCATGCTGAATTGTCTCCAATGGTATTTTTGACTTTTGATAGTTTCCTTCCGCAGCACAGCTGACCTAGTACATGAGGCTATGGACAGATTAGAATCTGGACACAGATGTAAACACTCCTGAGAATATTGATGGTTtcagatttgtttcatttgccTCTTTTCCCTCATGTTGACATGTTGgtcagaaaaaacaagacatcTGAAAACATTGCGTCAGTTATgggaagtttgttttgttgcataTAGGCAAAATGAACCAGTGACAAACTTTATAGGTGCAGTTTGTAGTTGGAAGGTGTAAAGTCATTATATTGTGGTGTTTGGATCGTTGTGCGACTGCATGCTGGGACATTGCTGGTCTCCCACTATAAGAGGTGGAGGTGCTGTAGAGTTTGATGGCAGTGAGCCGggggtgtgtgtggaggagacGGGAGCAGTGGGTGGCTGCAGAAAAGACCTCACTCagtgatggaaaaacattttttaatgagtCAAAGccataaacataaaattattaCAGATCCATGACTGTGAGCTTCCTTCACCTGAAGGTGTGTGACACCAACTCCAAAGC from Channa argus isolate prfri chromosome 21, Channa argus male v1.0, whole genome shotgun sequence carries:
- the rpl18a gene encoding large ribosomal subunit protein eL20 gives rise to the protein MKASGTLREYKVIGRLLPSVKNPAPPLYRMRIFAPNHVVAKSRFWYFVSQLRKMKKASGETVYCGLVHEESPLKVKNFGIWLRYDSRSGTHNMYREYRDLTTSGAVTQCYRDMGARHRARAHSIQIMKVQVIAANKCRRPAIKQFHDSKIKFPLPHRVLRRQHKPRFTTKRPNTFY